A window from Salvelinus fontinalis isolate EN_2023a chromosome 8, ASM2944872v1, whole genome shotgun sequence encodes these proteins:
- the usp21 gene encoding ubiquitin carboxyl-terminal hydrolase 21: protein MPAETRVTVDGTCQALCKTLVSQNGIQRDTADISKSVLYTSLMGLLLVVDKEVSLKVGSGRVGLRNVGNTCFLNAVVQCLSHTRGLRDYCLVKAYRQEMCSREEPHLMEAFSQVLLGLWDVNEENHNTEVNPGKFYSVFKDAVPYFSGYSQQDAQEFLRFLLDRLHCEINRRPYVRLTSLEPEPKCTTVRIDEQASAMWKRHLVRDDSKIVDLFTGQLRSSLHCSVCSHYSTCFDVFCDLSLPIPKRSAAGDGSLRECLDLFTQEEKLDEENAPMCERCNRRTESTKRLTIQRFPQVIVMHLNRFAMSRYMVCKSTVCVSFPLTSLDMGPYGPVDCGPVLYDLYAVCNHSGTVNMGHYTACCLEDDGSGWCCYNDSCVTPISENQLQSAQAYVLFYQRRK, encoded by the exons ATGCCGGCAGAAACGCGTGTCACCGTGGACGGGACCTGCCAGGCTCTGTGCAAAACCCTGGTCTCTCAGAACGGGATCCAGAGAGACACGGCTGACATCTCCAAGTCTGTCCTCTACACATCACTGATGGGGCTGCTACTGGTCGTAGACAAAGAGGTGAGT CTCAAGGTTGGGAGTGGAAGAGTCGGCCTTCGTAACGTAGGAAACACG tgtttTCTGAATGCGGTGGTGCAGTGTCTATCTCACACCAGAGGTCTGAGGGACTACTGTCTGGTCAAAGCCTACAGACAGGAGATGTGCAGTAGAGAGGAGCCACACCTCATGGAGG cgttctCCCAGGTGCTGTTGGGTCTCTGGGATGTGAACGAAGAAAACCATAACACAGAAGTGAATCCTGGGAAGTTCTACAGCGTCTTCAAAGACGCCGTACCTTACTTCAGCGGATACAG TCAACAGGATGCTCAGGAGTTTCTGAGGTTCCTATTGGACAGGCTTCACTGTGAGATCAACCGTCGGCCGTACGTTCGGCTCACCAGCCTGGAGCCTGAACCCAAATGCACCACAGTCAG gATTGACGAGCAGGCGTCTGCCATGTGGAAGAGACACCTGGTGAGGGACGACAGTAAGATCGTAG ATCTGTTTACAGGTCAGCTACGTAGTTCCCTCCACTGCTCCGTGTGTTCCCACTACTCCACCTGCTTCGACGTCTTCTGTGACCTGTCTCTACCCATCCCTAAGAGGAGTGCAGCAGGGGACGGGTCTCTGAGGGAGTGTCTTGATCTGTTCACACAGGAAGAGAAGCTGGACGAGGAGAACGCACCC atgTGTGAGCGGTGTAACAGACGTACAGAGAGCACCAAGAGACTGACCATCCAGAGATTCCCACAGGTCATCGTCATGC ATCTGAACCGGTTTGCCATGTCGCGGTACATGGTGTGCAAGAGTACAGTGTGTGTCTCCTTCCCTCTGACAAGCCTGGATATGGGGCCCTACGGACCGGTCGACTgtg GTCCTGTGCTGTATGATCTGTATGCCGTGTGTAACCACAGTGGGACTGTCAACATGGGCCACTACACAGCCTGTTGCCTGGAGGACGACGGATCGGGATGGTGCTGCTACAACGACTCCTG